One genomic region from Balneola sp. encodes:
- a CDS encoding nucleotidyltransferase, translating into MSDTDQQKTGVILAAGFGSRLKGVDSNTVLKPLTSVNDKPLIYRTIRSLKVAGCSKVVIVLGYGFEEIKNDILESYTGNLPIEFAHNKKYDLSNGISVLAAAPLINDTFILTMADHILSDEMMKLAGAHRPDKGTATLLVDYKVDEIFDMDDATKVKVKEGRVKAIGKQITDYNCIDTGVFVCTEGLLSEIEKVYKATGDASLSDGVRTLAESGKMHTLDIGDAFWQDVDTPEMLEHAEKVLRSKSRTFI; encoded by the coding sequence ATGTCTGATACTGATCAGCAAAAGACAGGTGTAATTCTTGCAGCTGGCTTCGGTTCACGCCTAAAAGGGGTGGACTCGAATACAGTTTTAAAACCCTTAACAAGCGTTAATGATAAGCCTCTGATTTATAGAACAATCAGAAGCTTAAAAGTTGCAGGATGCAGTAAGGTTGTTATCGTGCTTGGATATGGCTTTGAAGAAATTAAGAATGATATCCTGGAATCCTATACCGGCAACTTGCCGATAGAATTTGCTCATAACAAAAAGTATGACTTGAGTAACGGCATTTCTGTTCTTGCAGCTGCGCCATTAATAAATGATACGTTCATTCTTACAATGGCCGATCACATTCTTTCTGATGAGATGATGAAACTGGCCGGAGCACACCGCCCGGATAAAGGCACGGCGACCTTATTGGTAGATTACAAAGTGGACGAAATCTTTGACATGGACGACGCCACTAAAGTAAAAGTAAAAGAAGGGCGTGTAAAAGCAATCGGTAAGCAGATCACCGACTATAACTGTATCGATACTGGTGTATTCGTTTGTACAGAAGGTTTGCTTAGTGAGATTGAAAAGGTTTACAAAGCCACCGGTGATGCTTCACTATCTGATGGTGTTCGGACTCTGGCAGAATCAGGAAAAATGCACACGCTCGATATTGGTGATGCTTTTTGGCAAGATGTAGATACTCCTGAAATGCTCGAACATGCCGAAAAAGTATTGAGATCTAAGTCCCGTACTTTTATTTAG
- a CDS encoding inositol-3-phosphate synthase, with product MSKTTNQSAADGKLLVLTPGMGAVATTFIAGVESIRKGLSKPIGSLTQMQTIRLGARSENRSPLIKDFLPLADLNDLEFGGWDVKPDNVYDACVHASVLKPQDLEPISEFLKTIKPMSAAFEQKYVKKLEGPNVKDFTTKKDLAEQLREDIRNRMEETGASRAVMVWCGSTEVYQSASECHMSIEAFEKGLEENDEAIAPSQLYAYAAIMEGVPYANGAPNLSADIPALTQLAEQKGVPIAGKDFKTGQTLMKTILAPGFKTRMLGIRGWFSTNILGNRDGEVLDDPESFKSKEVTKSGVLDTILQPDTYKDLYKDLYHKVRINYYPPRGDEKEGWDNIDIFGWMSYPMQIKVDFLCRDSILAAPIVLDLALFLDLAKRNGKAGIQEWLSFYFKSPQVEDGHVQEHDIFIQHFRLKNTLRVMGGEEPVTHLSENYDSYK from the coding sequence ATGTCAAAAACCACCAATCAATCAGCCGCAGACGGAAAGTTATTAGTATTAACTCCGGGTATGGGCGCAGTAGCAACAACATTTATCGCAGGAGTTGAGTCAATCCGAAAGGGACTCTCAAAGCCAATCGGCTCACTCACACAGATGCAAACTATTCGTTTAGGTGCTCGTTCTGAGAATCGAAGCCCGCTCATTAAAGACTTCCTGCCCCTGGCTGATTTGAATGATCTGGAATTTGGAGGTTGGGATGTAAAGCCTGACAATGTATATGACGCTTGTGTTCATGCAAGTGTACTTAAGCCTCAGGATCTGGAGCCTATTTCAGAGTTTCTCAAAACGATTAAGCCAATGTCGGCTGCTTTTGAGCAGAAGTATGTGAAGAAGCTTGAAGGACCTAATGTCAAAGATTTTACCACTAAGAAGGATCTTGCTGAGCAATTGCGCGAAGACATTCGAAACAGAATGGAAGAAACCGGAGCTTCACGCGCAGTTATGGTTTGGTGTGGTTCAACGGAAGTGTACCAATCTGCATCAGAGTGCCATATGTCTATAGAGGCATTCGAAAAAGGCCTGGAAGAGAATGATGAAGCAATTGCTCCATCACAGCTTTATGCATATGCAGCTATCATGGAAGGAGTACCTTACGCAAATGGTGCTCCAAATTTGTCGGCTGATATTCCTGCTCTTACTCAGCTTGCTGAACAAAAAGGTGTGCCAATTGCCGGAAAAGATTTCAAAACAGGGCAGACATTAATGAAAACCATTTTGGCTCCGGGTTTTAAAACCAGAATGTTGGGAATCCGAGGCTGGTTCTCTACAAATATCTTAGGTAACCGTGACGGTGAAGTACTGGATGATCCGGAAAGCTTCAAATCAAAAGAAGTAACTAAGTCTGGCGTATTAGATACAATCTTACAGCCCGATACTTACAAAGACCTCTACAAAGACCTCTATCATAAAGTAAGAATTAACTATTACCCACCACGAGGTGATGAGAAAGAAGGTTGGGATAACATCGATATTTTCGGATGGATGAGCTACCCAATGCAGATCAAAGTTGATTTCTTATGCCGTGACTCTATTCTTGCCGCCCCAATCGTTTTGGATTTGGCTCTGTTTCTTGATCTTGCAAAACGGAACGGTAAAGCTGGAATTCAGGAATGGTTGAGTTTCTACTTCAAGAGTCCACAAGTAGAAGATGGTCACGTTCAGGAGCATGATATTTTCATACAGCATTTCCGTCTAAAAAATACTCTCCGTGTGATGGGTGGTGAAGAACCGGTAACCCACCTTTCTGAAAATTACGACTCTTACAAATAG